In a single window of the Pirellulales bacterium genome:
- a CDS encoding FAD-dependent oxidoreductase, translated as MNHSLYRLLRARYGQPVDSISRRRFVRQSLAAASGLLLSGSNTYARRPGETGRRVIIIGAGFAGLACAYELHAAGYQTVVLEARDRIGGRVHTLTDVVPRKTVEAGGEFIGSNHPTWLAYAKNFHLPLVEIPEPRDLGSPVVIDGKRLSKLAVIALFQKIEQIYGKITDAARPIDADAPWTAPDAQALDELSMSAWLARQDINPIARRAIEAEFASYSGVPTERESFLGMLTCVKGGGLEKYWTENEVYRCVGGNQQLARRLAEKIGADAVQLRSPVESVRVARAGVKVTCQAGKTFEADDVVLAIPPSTWGAIRFEPLLPDVLRPQMGHNIKFLISLRDACWEKSDLPPSSMSDGPIGFTWSATAGQSGGPEQVLVAFAGAAAADNFSRAKPDERDRTMKSEVGARYPGFKESFVRSQFIDWPGQKWTQGSYSTPAPGQVTRQGPILARGLDRLHFAGEHACLKFVGFMEGALNSGATVARSLATRDGVVSS; from the coding sequence ATGAATCATTCTCTGTATCGCTTGCTACGTGCCCGCTATGGACAGCCCGTTGACAGCATCTCGCGCCGCCGGTTTGTCAGGCAATCTCTGGCCGCTGCTAGCGGGTTGCTGCTCAGCGGCTCGAACACCTATGCGCGGCGACCTGGCGAAACGGGACGCCGCGTAATCATCATCGGAGCCGGATTCGCAGGATTGGCTTGCGCTTACGAATTGCATGCGGCCGGGTATCAAACCGTGGTGCTCGAAGCGCGCGATCGCATTGGCGGACGAGTCCACACACTCACGGACGTTGTGCCGCGCAAGACCGTGGAAGCAGGCGGGGAATTCATCGGCTCGAACCATCCCACCTGGCTGGCGTATGCCAAGAACTTCCACCTGCCGTTAGTCGAGATTCCCGAGCCGCGCGATCTCGGCAGTCCAGTCGTGATCGACGGCAAACGGCTGAGCAAGCTGGCCGTGATCGCCCTTTTTCAGAAGATCGAACAGATCTACGGCAAGATCACTGACGCTGCCCGACCGATCGACGCCGACGCGCCCTGGACCGCGCCAGACGCACAAGCACTCGACGAACTGTCGATGTCCGCCTGGCTCGCGCGACAAGATATCAATCCCATCGCGCGCCGCGCCATCGAAGCCGAGTTCGCTTCCTATAGTGGCGTGCCGACCGAGCGCGAAAGCTTTCTGGGGATGCTGACATGCGTCAAAGGGGGTGGGCTGGAAAAGTATTGGACCGAGAACGAAGTCTATCGCTGCGTGGGTGGTAACCAGCAACTGGCTCGTCGCCTTGCCGAAAAGATCGGCGCCGACGCGGTTCAGTTACGCTCGCCTGTGGAATCCGTTCGGGTCGCCAGGGCCGGTGTGAAAGTAACATGTCAGGCCGGCAAGACCTTCGAAGCGGACGATGTGGTGCTGGCCATTCCTCCTAGTACGTGGGGCGCCATTCGATTCGAGCCCTTGCTGCCGGACGTGCTGCGCCCCCAGATGGGCCACAACATCAAGTTTCTGATTTCGCTGCGTGATGCCTGCTGGGAAAAGTCCGACTTGCCTCCCTCCAGTATGAGCGACGGGCCGATCGGATTTACGTGGAGCGCAACGGCTGGGCAAAGCGGAGGTCCCGAGCAAGTTCTGGTCGCCTTTGCAGGCGCCGCGGCGGCCGACAACTTTTCTCGCGCAAAACCCGACGAGCGCGACCGTACGATGAAAAGCGAAGTCGGCGCGCGTTATCCCGGTTTCAAAGAGAGCTTTGTGCGCTCACAATTCATCGATTGGCCCGGCCAAAAGTGGACACAGGGGAGCTACTCCACACCCGCTCCGGGACAAGTGACACGGCAAGGACCTATCCTGGCCCGAGGGCTCGATCGGCTGCATTTTGCCGGCGAGCACGCGTGCCTGAAGTTCGTGGGCTTCATGGAAGGCGCGCTGAACTCGGGCGCAACCGTTGCGCGAAGTCTTGCCACCCGCGACGGAGTCGTCAGCTCTTAG